One window from the genome of Prinia subflava isolate CZ2003 ecotype Zambia chromosome 2, Cam_Psub_1.2, whole genome shotgun sequence encodes:
- the PUS10 gene encoding tRNA pseudouridine synthase Pus10 isoform X2, whose amino-acid sequence MSSLTEKDRPIVQLLLNAGTCPRCILRFCCVGSQMLYRHSHKDLLKDLQEFLKSSQEEAAPVCVDVADPPCKRIRLEHREEGADDVNHNGAVPQLPSAEDGSAAMESSAGRVCNVCLGILQEFCEADFVKKVCQKVNSADYQFTSFVFSVSLPPQLSVRERAAWLGVKQQMRNLGLPLAKDDIVQLKEAYKWIIHPQLSEELGVPADGKSLFEVSVVFAHPETEEECHFLATACPDCFKPAKNKQSVFTRMAVIKALEKIKEEDFLKHFPCPPSSPKNLCDALEVQCNNGAVFVAGRYNKYSRNLPQTPWIIDGERKLESSVEELISEHLMAEFKADSFNFSSSGREDVDVRTLGNGRPFAIELVNPRRIHFTAEEMRRLQQAINDSSDKIQVRDLQLVTREAISRMKEGEEEKTKTYSALIWTDKAIQREDIAFLDDIKELKLDQKTPLRVLHRRPLAVRCRLIHTMKSEYIDEHHFRLHLKTQAGTYIKEFVHGDFGRTKPNIGSLLNRTADILELDVESVDVDWPPSLAD is encoded by the exons GACCTGCTGAAGGATCTGCAGGaatttctgaagagcagtcaGGAAGAAGCAGCCCCAGTCTGTGTGGATGTGGCTGACCCACCCTGTAAGAGAATCAGACTTGAACACAGGGAGGAAGGCGCTGATGATGTGAACCACAACGGAGCCGTCCCGCAGCTCCCCTCGGCTGAGGATGGGAGCGCTGCCATGGAGAGCTCGGCTGGGAGGGTTTGCAACGTGTGTTTGGGAATCCTCCAGGAGTTCTGCGAGGCTGACTTTGTTAAAAAG GTGTGCCAAAAAGTGAATTCTGCTGACTACCAGTTCACcagttttgtattttctgtgtcaCTACCCCCACAGCTGTCTGTCAGGGAG CGTGCTGCTTGGCTGGGGGTGAAGCAGCAGATGAG AAATCTGGGCCTTCCCTTGGCTAAGGATGACATCGTTCAGCTGAAGGAAGCTTACAAGTGGATTATTCATCCCCAGCTGTCAGAAGAGTTGGGTGTTCCTGCTGATGGAAAG aGTCTGTTTGAAGTTAGCGTGGTCTTTGCTCACCCAGAAACAGAGGAGGAGTGCCATTTCCT AGCCACAGCCTGCCCAGACTGTTTCAAACCAGCGAAGAACAAACAG TCTGTTTTCACCAGAATGGCAGTTATAAAAGCCCTGGAGAAGATAAAAGAAGAGGATTTTCTCAA GCATTTTCCATGTCCCCCAAGTTCACCAAAGAACCTCTGTGATGCTCTGGAAGTTCAGTGCAATAATGGTGCAGTTTTTGTGGCTG GGAGATACAACAAATATTCCAGGAATTTACCTCAGACTCCCTGGATTATTGACGGGGAGCGGAAGCTGGAATCTTCAGTGGAAGAATTAATTTCAGAGCACCTAATGGCAGAATTCAAGGCAGACA GCTTTAATTTTAGTTCCTCTGGAAGAGAAGATGTGGATGTAAGGACACTAGGCAATG GAAGGCCTTTTGCGATCGAGCTGGTGAATCCTCGCAGGATCCATTTCACTGCTGAGGAGATGAGGAGGCTACAGCAG GCAATTAATGACTCTTCAGACAAAATACAGGTTCGAGATTTACAGCTTGTCACCAG aGAGGCAATTAGTCGTATGAAGGAAGGTGAGGAGGAGAAGACAAAGACCTACAGTGCCTTGATATGGACAGACAAAGCAATACAGAGAGAAGACATCGCGTTCCTAGATGATATCAAG GAATTAAAGCTGGACCAGAAGACCCCTCTGCGGGTGCTGCACCGGCGGCCTCTGGCCGTGCGCTGCCGGCTCATCCACACCATGAAATCCGAGTACATCGACGAGCACCACTTCCGCCTGCACCTCAAAACGCAGGCAGGGAC CTACATTAAAGAGTTTGTGCACGGAGACTTTGGGAGAACAAAGCCCAACATTGGGTCCCTTCTGAACAGAACTGCTGACATCCTGGAGCTGGATGTAGAA TCTGTTGATGTTGACTGGCCTCCAAGCCTGGCTGATTAA